In a genomic window of Bacteroidales bacterium:
- a CDS encoding sigma-70 family RNA polymerase sigma factor yields the protein MRQLKITKSITNRDSSSLEKYLQEVGKEELLTPDEEVELAQRIKKGDKTALEKLTRANLRFVISVAKQYQFQGLSLPDLINEGNLGLIKAAERFDETKGFKFISYAVWWIRQSILQAIAEQSRVVRLPLNKVGSINKLHKAYAKLEQENDRTPTYEELAEMVDLPKEKVEKTLQLSGKSLSMDAPFDDDEDGSLLDVMENSDAPEADGTLMNESLSREIERTLSVLPEKEKAVIKYFFGLGVQEMSLEEIGQKLNLTRERVRQIKEKGIRRLRHSSKNKLLKKYLG from the coding sequence ATGAGACAATTAAAAATTACCAAATCGATTACCAACAGGGACAGTTCATCATTAGAAAAGTACTTGCAAGAGGTTGGGAAAGAGGAGCTTTTAACACCAGATGAAGAAGTAGAATTAGCGCAGCGGATAAAAAAAGGAGACAAAACTGCATTGGAAAAGCTGACCAGAGCGAATTTGCGATTTGTAATCTCTGTAGCAAAACAATATCAATTTCAGGGATTGAGTTTACCGGATTTAATTAATGAGGGGAATCTTGGCCTTATAAAAGCTGCAGAAAGATTTGACGAAACCAAAGGTTTTAAGTTTATCTCATATGCCGTTTGGTGGATCAGACAATCCATACTTCAGGCAATTGCCGAGCAATCCAGAGTGGTCAGATTACCTCTGAACAAAGTAGGATCCATCAACAAATTACATAAAGCTTATGCAAAGTTGGAGCAGGAAAATGACAGGACTCCCACTTATGAAGAGCTTGCAGAGATGGTGGATCTGCCGAAGGAAAAAGTGGAAAAAACCTTACAGCTTTCGGGTAAATCCTTATCCATGGATGCCCCCTTTGATGACGATGAGGACGGCAGTCTTCTGGATGTAATGGAAAACTCTGATGCACCCGAAGCAGACGGTACACTGATGAATGAATCCCTTAGCAGGGAAATAGAAAGAACGTTGAGCGTGCTTCCCGAAAAGGAAAAAGCCGTGATCAAGTATTTCTTCGGGTTGGGCGTCCAGGAAATGTCCCTTGAAGAAATCGGGCAAAAACTTAATCTGACCAGAGAAAGAGTTAGGCAGATTAAGGAAAAAGGCATCAGAAGATTGCGGCACTCCTCAAAAAATAAGCTGCTCAAAAAATATCTCGGATAA